In one Candidatus Leptovillus gracilis genomic region, the following are encoded:
- a CDS encoding molybdopterin molybdotransferase MoeA — MSLQEDLSVEQALAAVLAGVSVLPSENVPLLESLGRVLAAPVIAQDSLPPFANSSMDGYAVRTADVAAATEQPVTLRVVADVAAGQMNPTVIGPGLAARIMTGAPMPPGADAVVPVEATNEAWRGRERPLPPTIQISRSVQPGDYVRGVGEDIQAGQTVIPVGRIVRPQEIGVMASLGISQVAVVRRPLVGVLATGDELLPIDQPLTPGKIRNSNGYTQAAQVAALGAQPLMLGIAGDSEADVRRCLQVGLEAGVDLFVSSAGVSVGAYDVVKAVLEQEGQVGFWRVRMRPGKPLAYGRYQGIPYLGLPGNPVSALVSFERFARAAILKMGGHTRLDRPQLTVVLQDAIHSDGRESYIRAVVARSEAGGYSATTTGSQGSHVMTSLVKANALLIVPEGVTFVPPGEHLRAWMLDWPEMVF, encoded by the coding sequence ATGTCTTTACAGGAAGATTTAAGCGTTGAACAGGCGTTGGCTGCTGTGTTGGCTGGTGTGTCTGTGCTGCCGTCGGAAAATGTGCCACTGCTGGAGTCATTGGGTCGCGTGTTGGCGGCCCCAGTGATCGCCCAGGATAGTCTGCCGCCGTTTGCTAACTCCTCAATGGATGGTTACGCTGTGCGCACCGCCGACGTGGCTGCCGCCACCGAACAACCTGTCACCCTGCGCGTGGTGGCCGACGTGGCCGCCGGGCAGATGAATCCCACAGTAATTGGCCCTGGCCTGGCAGCCCGTATTATGACCGGCGCGCCCATGCCGCCAGGCGCAGATGCGGTTGTGCCGGTAGAAGCCACCAACGAGGCATGGCGGGGCCGGGAACGACCGCTGCCCCCCACCATCCAAATCAGCCGTTCCGTCCAGCCCGGCGATTATGTGCGCGGCGTTGGCGAGGATATACAGGCCGGGCAGACGGTGATCCCGGTCGGGCGGATTGTGCGGCCGCAAGAGATTGGCGTCATGGCTTCGTTGGGCATTAGCCAGGTGGCGGTCGTGAGACGGCCGTTGGTCGGCGTGTTGGCCACCGGCGACGAGCTGCTGCCCATTGACCAGCCGTTGACCCCTGGCAAGATTCGCAACAGCAACGGGTATACGCAGGCGGCCCAGGTGGCCGCTTTAGGTGCGCAACCCCTGATGTTGGGCATTGCCGGCGACAGCGAGGCGGACGTGAGGCGCTGCCTGCAAGTGGGGCTGGAGGCGGGGGTAGACCTGTTTGTTAGCTCGGCCGGCGTGTCTGTGGGCGCCTACGACGTGGTAAAGGCGGTGCTGGAGCAGGAAGGCCAGGTAGGCTTTTGGCGGGTGCGGATGCGTCCGGGCAAACCGTTGGCTTACGGCCGTTATCAGGGAATTCCTTACTTAGGACTGCCCGGTAACCCGGTGTCTGCCCTGGTTTCATTCGAGCGGTTCGCCAGGGCGGCTATCCTGAAAATGGGCGGGCATACCAGATTAGACCGTCCACAACTCACGGTTGTGTTACAAGACGCAATTCATTCAGACGGCCGTGAAAGCTATATTCGCGCCGTTGTTGCTCGCAGCGAAGCTGGTGGTTATTCGGCCACCACCACTGGCAGCCAGGGTTCCCACGTGATGACTTCCCTGGTGAAAGCCAATGCTTTGTTGATCGTGCCTGAGGGCGTCACCTTTGTGCCTCCGGGCGAACACCTGCGCGCCTGGATGCTTGATTGGCCTGAGATGGTGTTTTAA
- a CDS encoding S1 RNA-binding domain-containing protein has translation MSENDTTNLMEAPSEINPQTVDDLQPKMKLKGVVKRLELYGAFLDVGVGVDALIHISKLGTEHVNRVGDVLHEGDEVTVWVDKVDKKRSQLMVTMIEPLSVEWRDLEEGQIYTGTVSRLETYGAFINIGAEREGLVHISELSHDYVKQPSEVVKVGDELQVQVLGYSKRKRRIDLSVKSLLEKPDVQQSVASVIEYKHEMPQDDMEQEDESLPTAMEIALRRAMGDDLPTSRKSRQSRQNRRQRDRDRERARQEELLSRTLYVEQS, from the coding sequence ATGAGCGAAAATGACACAACCAACCTGATGGAAGCGCCATCAGAAATAAACCCCCAAACCGTGGATGACCTCCAACCAAAAATGAAGCTCAAAGGTGTTGTAAAACGCCTGGAGCTGTATGGCGCATTTTTGGATGTTGGTGTTGGGGTTGACGCCCTCATTCACATTTCCAAACTCGGCACAGAGCATGTCAACCGCGTCGGCGATGTCTTGCATGAAGGGGATGAAGTCACGGTTTGGGTTGACAAAGTGGATAAAAAACGTTCCCAGTTGATGGTGACGATGATCGAACCGCTGTCGGTTGAGTGGCGCGATTTGGAAGAAGGCCAGATATACACCGGCACAGTTAGTCGTCTGGAAACTTACGGCGCGTTTATCAACATTGGCGCCGAACGTGAAGGGCTGGTCCACATCAGCGAACTCAGCCACGATTATGTGAAGCAGCCATCTGAGGTTGTGAAAGTTGGCGATGAGTTGCAGGTGCAGGTGCTTGGTTACAGCAAGCGCAAGCGCCGCATCGATCTGAGCGTCAAGTCGCTGTTGGAAAAACCAGACGTGCAGCAGTCGGTGGCTTCGGTGATTGAGTACAAGCATGAAATGCCCCAAGATGATATGGAACAGGAAGATGAATCCCTGCCGACGGCGATGGAAATTGCCCTCCGTCGAGCGATGGGCGATGACCTGCCTACTTCCAGAAAGTCGCGGCAAAGCCGCCAAAATCGCCGCCAGCGTGATCGTGATAGAGAACGCGCCCGGCAGGAAGAACTATTGAGCCGCACGCTGTACGTGGAACAATCATAA
- a CDS encoding DNRLRE domain-containing protein, with amino-acid sequence MRSIKFITQRAVQILLLTLVAALCFGAATLSAQEQTPSEPESPTVDEYGVPLEASIVSQVQTPEGVRTITEIPVQMDSFVTSGIPEGQPPVAFTNYGNRTDLRLGYRTADGFGAQRIYLLFNVAGAGIPSNATINSAIFRIWTSDAAGDMGFEARHLSSSWNEFSVTWMNNRPQWGGSLGTGVITAGAGEKTGSATNLVRDWVTGAHPNNGVIIIGNEGTAAPFERVFHSREAANGLFARLRVDWTVTVDTVPPESTITQLPQFSRADFTVAWSGIDLGSPATGIAFWDVDFSIDGVNWSPWLRGTTAQSANWLNSTDGVPYFFRVRAVDNAGNAESFTRNPAQQQTSTTADTVPPITSFQTLPQFTYDAGFPITWTGADNRSGVRQYAVQFNVNGGPWQAGQVFQLGDGQHTRFVTGAVNGETYGFRVQATDQVGNVGPWSNETFTTVYTTPPYPNAQVLQFVPPNHIAGPPGISNDTTFRVTWAIEVAPGTAVVDETNVFYSCDGGPWTAWLTNASGTFADFNSTANTVGCGAGDIHIYRFEAVGKALYPGNVTRIEQFRQQAEASVVVDPNETIQIAAYFPVIAGGQQAVTTNQVPLVVQPDEGD; translated from the coding sequence ATGCGCAGTATAAAATTTATTACCCAACGTGCCGTACAAATCCTGCTTTTAACGCTGGTGGCGGCGCTCTGTTTTGGTGCGGCGACGTTGTCGGCGCAGGAACAGACACCGTCAGAACCGGAATCGCCCACGGTTGACGAATATGGCGTTCCTCTGGAGGCCAGCATCGTGAGCCAGGTTCAAACGCCAGAAGGCGTGCGCACCATCACCGAGATTCCGGTGCAGATGGATTCCTTTGTCACCTCCGGTATCCCGGAAGGGCAGCCACCGGTCGCCTTTACCAATTATGGCAATCGCACCGATTTACGTCTGGGCTACCGCACGGCCGATGGCTTTGGTGCGCAGCGTATCTATTTGTTGTTTAATGTGGCCGGCGCCGGCATTCCCAGCAACGCCACCATTAACTCGGCCATTTTCAGGATTTGGACCAGCGATGCCGCCGGCGACATGGGCTTTGAAGCGCGTCATCTCAGTTCCTCCTGGAATGAATTTTCCGTTACCTGGATGAACAACCGGCCCCAGTGGGGCGGCTCCTTAGGCACGGGCGTCATTACGGCAGGCGCCGGCGAAAAGACCGGCAGTGCCACCAATCTGGTGCGCGATTGGGTCACTGGCGCACATCCCAACAATGGGGTGATTATCATCGGCAACGAGGGCACGGCCGCGCCGTTTGAGCGTGTTTTCCATTCCCGTGAAGCGGCCAATGGCCTGTTTGCCCGGCTTCGGGTGGACTGGACGGTAACGGTGGATACCGTGCCGCCCGAATCCACCATCACCCAACTGCCGCAGTTCTCGCGCGCTGACTTTACTGTCGCCTGGTCTGGTATTGACCTCGGTTCGCCGGCCACAGGCATTGCTTTTTGGGATGTAGACTTTAGCATAGACGGCGTGAATTGGTCGCCCTGGCTGCGGGGCACAACGGCCCAAAGCGCCAATTGGCTGAATTCTACCGATGGCGTGCCCTACTTCTTCCGGGTACGGGCAGTGGATAACGCCGGTAACGCCGAAAGTTTTACGCGCAACCCGGCGCAGCAGCAAACCAGCACAACGGCCGATACCGTGCCGCCCATCACCAGCTTCCAAACGCTGCCGCAGTTTACCTATGACGCCGGCTTCCCCATTACCTGGACCGGCGCGGACAACCGCAGCGGCGTGCGCCAATATGCGGTGCAGTTCAACGTCAATGGCGGCCCCTGGCAGGCTGGGCAGGTGTTCCAGTTAGGCGATGGGCAGCATACCCGCTTTGTGACAGGCGCAGTCAACGGCGAAACGTATGGCTTCCGCGTCCAGGCCACCGACCAGGTGGGCAATGTTGGCCCGTGGAGCAATGAGACGTTTACGACGGTGTACACCACACCGCCTTATCCTAATGCCCAGGTGTTGCAGTTTGTGCCGCCCAATCACATCGCCGGCCCGCCGGGAATCTCCAACGACACGACGTTCCGTGTGACCTGGGCGATAGAAGTTGCGCCGGGCACGGCCGTTGTTGATGAAACCAATGTCTTTTATTCCTGCGATGGCGGCCCCTGGACCGCCTGGTTGACCAACGCTTCCGGCACGTTTGCCGATTTTAATTCGACGGCCAATACTGTCGGTTGTGGCGCGGGTGACATTCACATCTACCGCTTCGAGGCGGTGGGCAAAGCGCTCTATCCGGGCAACGTGACGCGCATTGAGCAGTTCCGGCAGCAGGCTGAGGCGTCTGTGGTGGTGGATCCCAACGAAACCATACAGATTGCCGCCTACTTCCCCGTCATCGCTGGCGGACAGCAGGCGGTGACGACCAACCAGGTTCCTCTGGTGGTGCAGCCGGACGAAGGCGATTAG
- the murJ gene encoding murein biosynthesis integral membrane protein MurJ, producing the protein MNRARHLLQSSIIVIALLGIDKLFGLVRTQLVGAAFGTSPDYDAFTAANQLPEVFVTLISGGALAAAFIPVYSAYLNNDKVRESGRLANTILTLVLIILSSVSALGALFAPWVTRHILVPGFDPALQELTADLMRIILVQTTIFGVSGVLSSILNAHQHFILPALAPITLNVGYLVGLFILTPSLGIAGLAWGTVVGAVLHVSIQLPGLRRYQVRLRPALSLNLSGVREVIWLMGPRIVTLGAVQVADLFIIRITSGLGDGATSGYFYGYYLQQLPETLFGTAVALVLFPTMAELFNKGDIAALKRVASAGLRIIWMLTIPAAAGLVLLGRPAIVVLLQRGAFTAESTQLVYSIVVFFSLRVVSEATLEIAARLFFAQHNTRTPMFVALGWLLTNIGLAYLLVRPLGAGGLALASSIAFTLQTAVLLLLNHRRLNGLPWRELGLSFGRTMLATGGMTAVILGIGQTIHQPLPFLVVGGAAGAAAYLLLNLLLGGRELPTLLHLIRRQTPVTFD; encoded by the coding sequence ATGAATCGCGCACGCCATTTGCTGCAATCATCCATCATCGTCATCGCGCTGCTGGGCATAGACAAGCTGTTTGGGCTGGTGCGCACGCAGTTGGTCGGCGCGGCCTTTGGTACCAGCCCTGACTACGACGCCTTCACCGCCGCCAACCAACTGCCGGAAGTATTTGTCACCCTCATTTCCGGCGGCGCACTGGCCGCCGCCTTCATCCCCGTCTATTCAGCCTATCTCAACAACGACAAAGTACGGGAAAGCGGCCGTTTGGCCAACACCATTCTCACACTGGTGCTGATCATTTTGAGCAGCGTCTCTGCCCTGGGTGCGTTATTCGCGCCCTGGGTTACGCGCCACATCCTCGTGCCCGGCTTCGACCCCGCCCTGCAAGAGCTGACGGCCGATTTGATGCGCATCATCCTGGTGCAAACCACCATTTTTGGCGTCAGCGGCGTCCTCAGCAGCATTTTAAATGCCCACCAACATTTCATCCTGCCGGCGTTGGCCCCCATTACCCTGAATGTGGGGTATCTGGTGGGGCTGTTTATCCTGACGCCCTCTTTGGGCATTGCCGGGTTGGCCTGGGGCACGGTGGTCGGGGCTGTACTCCACGTTTCCATCCAGCTTCCCGGACTCCGGCGCTACCAGGTTCGCCTGCGCCCGGCGCTAAGTCTGAACCTGAGCGGGGTGCGCGAAGTGATCTGGCTGATGGGACCACGTATCGTTACCCTGGGCGCAGTGCAGGTCGCCGACTTGTTTATCATTCGCATCACGTCAGGTCTGGGCGATGGGGCGACTTCGGGCTACTTTTATGGCTATTATTTGCAGCAGCTGCCGGAGACCTTGTTTGGCACGGCCGTTGCCCTGGTCCTCTTCCCCACCATGGCCGAGTTGTTCAACAAAGGGGATATTGCGGCGCTGAAGCGCGTCGCCAGCGCCGGACTGCGCATTATTTGGATGCTCACCATACCGGCTGCAGCCGGGTTGGTCTTATTGGGCCGCCCGGCCATTGTGGTATTGTTGCAGCGCGGCGCTTTTACGGCGGAATCCACCCAACTGGTTTACAGCATCGTCGTCTTTTTTAGCTTACGGGTCGTCAGCGAGGCCACGTTGGAAATTGCCGCCCGCCTATTCTTCGCCCAGCACAACACCCGGACGCCGATGTTTGTCGCGTTGGGCTGGCTGCTGACCAATATTGGGCTGGCTTACCTGTTGGTACGGCCGTTAGGCGCGGGAGGATTGGCTCTAGCCAGTTCCATCGCTTTTACGCTGCAAACGGCCGTGCTGCTGCTGCTCAACCACCGACGGCTGAACGGCCTGCCCTGGCGCGAACTCGGCCTCAGTTTTGGCCGGACCATGCTGGCGACGGGGGGGATGACGGCCGTTATTTTGGGCATCGGCCAAACCATCCACCAGCCGCTCCCCTTTCTGGTTGTCGGCGGCGCCGCCGGGGCAGCCGCTTACCTGCTGCTTAACCTGCTCCTGGGCGGCCGTGAACTGCCCACCCTTCTTCATTTAATCCGCCGCCAGACCCCGGTCACCTTCGATTAA
- the recA gene encoding recombinase RecA, whose product MAGSNGDARTATLEKTLESLNKRFGEGAIMRLGDAQHLQVESIPTGSLSLDIALGVGGVPRGRVIEIYGPESSGKTTLCQHIIAEAQKRGGVCAFIDMEHALDPNYAERCGVDTNNLYVSQPDTGEQALEIADALIRSGTMDIVVVDSVAALVPRAEIEGEMGDAHVGLQARLMSQALRKLSGAIKQTNTVVIFTNQLRSKIGVMFGNPETTSGGNALKFYASVRLDIRRIEAIKAGNEVVGNRTRVKVKKNKVAPPFVECEFDIMYNEGISTAGDILDLAVQYELVNKRGAYFRYGETLLGQGRENAKVYLTENPAILDELEYLIRRATNLPTDEFEPSANKAIAEATF is encoded by the coding sequence ATGGCTGGTTCCAACGGGGATGCCCGCACCGCAACGCTGGAAAAAACATTAGAATCCCTCAACAAACGCTTCGGCGAAGGCGCCATCATGCGCCTGGGCGATGCCCAACACCTGCAAGTCGAATCCATTCCAACCGGTTCACTATCCTTAGACATTGCCCTGGGAGTCGGCGGCGTGCCGCGCGGCCGGGTCATCGAAATTTATGGCCCAGAATCCTCCGGTAAAACAACCCTGTGCCAACACATCATCGCCGAAGCGCAAAAACGGGGCGGCGTCTGCGCTTTCATAGACATGGAACACGCCCTGGACCCCAACTATGCCGAGCGCTGTGGTGTAGACACCAACAATCTGTACGTCTCCCAGCCAGACACCGGCGAGCAAGCGCTGGAAATCGCCGACGCTCTCATCCGTTCGGGAACAATGGATATTGTCGTGGTGGACTCAGTGGCGGCATTGGTGCCACGCGCCGAAATCGAAGGTGAAATGGGCGACGCCCACGTCGGTTTGCAGGCCCGGCTGATGTCGCAAGCCTTGCGCAAACTGTCTGGAGCCATCAAACAGACAAATACCGTCGTCATCTTCACCAACCAGCTTCGCTCCAAAATCGGCGTGATGTTCGGCAACCCGGAAACCACCAGCGGTGGTAACGCCCTCAAGTTCTACGCCTCGGTGCGCCTGGACATTCGCCGCATTGAAGCCATTAAAGCAGGCAACGAAGTGGTAGGCAACCGCACCCGTGTCAAGGTTAAGAAAAACAAAGTGGCGCCCCCGTTTGTCGAATGTGAATTCGACATTATGTATAACGAAGGCATCTCCACCGCCGGCGATATTTTGGACCTGGCTGTGCAATATGAACTGGTCAACAAGCGCGGCGCTTATTTCCGCTACGGCGAAACGCTGTTGGGCCAGGGACGTGAAAATGCCAAAGTATACCTCACCGAAAACCCGGCCATCCTGGACGAATTGGAGTACCTCATCCGCCGGGCAACCAACCTGCCCACCGATGAATTTGAACCATCGGCCAACAAAGCCATCGCCGAAGCGACGTTTTAA
- a CDS encoding tetratricopeptide repeat protein, which translates to MRSTAQRIAAYIPATLAQEIMHAGLPTPGQPRLLQAATLFSDISGFTVMSEELASDGPRGAEELNRVLLTTFTAMIDVIHDLGGAVSHFYGDAMSVYFPALVGEMAAREAALRALVCAQMMQQLMRASFGRAVTNRPPGKNPVFPLTIKIGVAYGRCQEMIVGDPAESLEFVLTGTAVDAAAAAEKMAQSGQVVASREIIALAGLPQLCANEPFCLLDGRLPLSIPSPKPILDWSTYDDAQIARLSETARAFIPPTLTERLLHGHTSELAEHRPVTSLFVQFEYINDSDASSDIETDEMAWQMQAYYQWARGVVKRFGSRNARINRILTGDKGNQLHIIFGAPVAPDAPDQAIRCALALLREQPDFIAAQRIGLAAGKVFSGPVGSTTRREYTVVGDVVNVSARLTQVCGPNQALTHPGTVARVHDVFEFEVQPLQQLKGKQQEIAPYRLVGERPSTSQLQIYFGHGERPLIGRNTELDLLLGGMDAALRRGGGVAAVGGVGAVGGVAAIFGAVGVGKTRLLAEGIKHWLAAGGVGVVGVCQQHITDTPYGPWLTIWRDFFNLRPSLDPQSQAEEVVRRTRALVPDCGDDVTLWGEVLRLPIDAPPAIEALSAEVRQARFFALVRRCFQAAAQEKPLLLVLEDAHWADQTSLALLDDLTQALEGHAIFVAVTFRLLEELHLATLERPSCIPIILGDLSATMARRLLRELVGVAALPDAVEQHLGLRDRDGRDSPVSPLFLEESINMMLSAAVLQVNGRVVVDEEKLAQLQIPDTIHGLLLARLDRLSPTSRDLLQVASVIGREFALEPLERIAGDVPRAELDDLLHQLSSEEMTQLVTADPEWIYLFQHALTHEVAYESLPYARRQMLHQAMADWLAARFAANLRPYFTLLAYHYHRAGAHEEGLHYALAAANDARDIFSNKEAVELYRLAEEHLLVLGREARWETAVTLYLSRGECLRFLGDFNAAMQDVEQAIALAETYQDLARLAQAYNLMTDLKYRHGNYDEMQVYAAKVVSELADYIPVDELAYAHRWSGVVATALGNYDLALTHLQRAEILCRQVENRDRLARVLESMAFVYYLQKKLDLALFYMQQSVDLARDFSVPANTASSLSNIALVQFQLGQPESALHTLTEAISIGREASRNFLAHFLINNAEVLCYLGRFAEARMFFDEANDLFNRMDDELGLLELLLVQAYEYHLPLHELESASACLQRAQELITPSSESKPEAKVRLFVGLGQIALEQQNEKAAMNYFEKALKLAEDREIAWWRPAVYYFSGKTLLKLGQRDKAIETLRVGVNAVDTEGCPDYLPLLYLALAEVEPEKKVQHLQNCEATAKKRARFNDRVYCLEVVGSELGKSTSG; encoded by the coding sequence ATGCGCAGCACTGCCCAACGAATCGCCGCCTATATCCCGGCAACCCTGGCGCAAGAGATCATGCACGCCGGGCTGCCAACGCCGGGGCAGCCCCGCTTGCTTCAGGCTGCCACCCTCTTTTCCGACATCTCCGGCTTCACCGTCATGTCTGAAGAGCTGGCCTCTGATGGGCCGCGCGGCGCAGAGGAGCTAAACCGCGTCTTGCTAACCACCTTCACGGCGATGATAGACGTGATCCACGATTTGGGTGGCGCGGTCAGTCATTTTTATGGCGACGCCATGTCGGTGTATTTTCCGGCATTGGTGGGGGAAATGGCGGCGCGCGAGGCGGCCTTACGGGCGCTGGTCTGCGCCCAAATGATGCAGCAGTTGATGCGCGCCAGCTTTGGCCGCGCCGTGACCAATCGGCCGCCGGGCAAAAATCCGGTCTTCCCCCTGACCATTAAAATTGGTGTGGCCTACGGCCGTTGCCAGGAAATGATCGTCGGCGATCCGGCGGAGAGCCTGGAGTTTGTGCTGACCGGCACGGCCGTAGACGCGGCCGCCGCGGCTGAAAAAATGGCCCAATCCGGTCAGGTGGTTGCCAGCCGGGAAATCATCGCCCTGGCCGGCCTGCCCCAGCTGTGCGCTAACGAGCCGTTTTGTCTGCTAGACGGCCGTCTCCCCCTATCCATACCCTCTCCCAAACCCATTCTGGATTGGTCTACCTACGACGACGCCCAAATCGCCCGCCTCAGCGAAACCGCCAGGGCCTTCATCCCGCCGACCCTCACCGAGCGGCTGCTGCACGGGCACACCAGCGAATTGGCCGAACACCGGCCGGTAACCAGCCTGTTTGTGCAGTTTGAGTATATCAACGACAGCGACGCCAGTTCAGACATCGAGACAGACGAAATGGCCTGGCAAATGCAAGCCTATTATCAGTGGGCCAGAGGCGTAGTCAAACGCTTCGGCAGCCGCAATGCGCGCATCAACCGCATCCTCACCGGCGACAAGGGCAATCAACTGCATATTATCTTTGGCGCGCCGGTGGCCCCAGACGCGCCGGATCAGGCGATTCGCTGCGCGTTGGCGCTGCTGCGCGAGCAGCCCGATTTTATCGCCGCGCAGCGCATTGGCCTGGCGGCGGGCAAGGTGTTTTCTGGCCCGGTTGGCTCCACCACCCGCCGCGAATATACGGTGGTCGGCGATGTGGTGAATGTGTCGGCGCGGCTGACCCAGGTGTGTGGCCCGAATCAGGCGCTAACCCACCCTGGCACAGTCGCCCGTGTTCACGATGTATTTGAGTTTGAAGTTCAGCCCCTGCAGCAGTTGAAGGGCAAACAGCAAGAAATAGCGCCTTACCGACTGGTGGGTGAACGGCCGTCTACCAGCCAGTTACAAATCTATTTTGGTCATGGAGAACGGCCGCTTATCGGCCGCAACACCGAGCTGGATTTGCTGCTGGGCGGCATGGACGCAGCGCTGCGTCGTGGGGGCGGCGTGGCCGCCGTGGGCGGCGTGGGCGCCGTGGGCGGCGTGGCCGCCATTTTCGGCGCGGTGGGGGTGGGCAAAACCCGCCTGTTGGCCGAAGGCATCAAACATTGGCTGGCGGCCGGCGGCGTGGGCGTGGTGGGCGTTTGCCAACAGCACATTACCGATACGCCCTATGGCCCGTGGCTGACCATCTGGCGCGACTTTTTCAATTTGCGCCCCAGCCTGGACCCGCAAAGCCAGGCGGAAGAGGTGGTGCGCCGCACGCGCGCCCTGGTTCCCGACTGCGGGGATGATGTGACGCTGTGGGGCGAGGTGCTGCGGCTGCCAATAGACGCGCCACCGGCCATCGAAGCGCTCTCCGCCGAGGTGCGGCAGGCGCGCTTTTTTGCCCTGGTGCGCCGCTGCTTCCAGGCGGCTGCCCAGGAAAAGCCGCTGCTGCTGGTTCTGGAAGACGCCCACTGGGCCGACCAGACGAGTCTGGCGCTGTTGGATGACCTGACGCAGGCGTTGGAAGGCCATGCTATTTTTGTGGCGGTTACTTTCCGGCTGTTGGAAGAACTGCACCTGGCAACGCTGGAACGGCCGTCGTGCATCCCCATCATTCTGGGCGATCTGTCGGCGACCATGGCCCGCCGCCTGCTGCGTGAACTGGTGGGCGTGGCGGCGCTGCCAGACGCGGTGGAGCAGCATTTGGGCCTGCGTGACCGTGACGGCCGTGACAGCCCGGTCAGCCCGCTGTTTTTGGAAGAGTCCATCAATATGATGTTGAGCGCGGCGGTGCTGCAAGTGAACGGCCGTGTGGTTGTGGATGAGGAAAAGCTGGCGCAGTTGCAAATTCCCGACACCATTCACGGCCTGCTGCTGGCGCGGCTGGACCGCCTATCGCCGACCAGCCGCGATTTGTTGCAGGTGGCTTCGGTGATTGGGCGTGAATTCGCCCTGGAGCCGCTGGAAAGGATTGCCGGGGATGTGCCGCGCGCGGAATTGGATGATTTGCTGCACCAGCTTTCGAGCGAGGAAATGACGCAGTTGGTGACGGCCGACCCGGAGTGGATTTACCTGTTCCAGCACGCCCTGACGCACGAGGTGGCGTATGAAAGCCTGCCTTACGCCCGGCGGCAAATGCTGCATCAGGCGATGGCCGACTGGTTGGCGGCGCGGTTTGCGGCTAATTTACGGCCGTATTTCACCCTGCTGGCCTACCATTACCACCGCGCCGGGGCGCATGAAGAAGGGCTGCACTACGCCCTGGCAGCGGCCAACGATGCCCGCGACATCTTCTCCAACAAGGAGGCGGTGGAGTTGTACCGGCTGGCGGAGGAGCATTTGCTGGTGTTGGGGAGAGAGGCGAGATGGGAAACGGCCGTGACCCTCTACCTCTCCCGCGGCGAATGCCTGCGCTTCCTCGGCGACTTCAACGCCGCCATGCAAGACGTAGAGCAGGCCATCGCCCTCGCCGAAACCTATCAGGACTTGGCGCGTCTCGCTCAAGCCTATAATTTGATGACGGATCTGAAATATCGGCATGGTAACTATGATGAAATGCAGGTTTACGCAGCAAAAGTAGTGAGTGAACTTGCTGATTATATTCCGGTAGATGAATTAGCTTATGCTCATAGATGGTCTGGAGTCGTTGCTACAGCGCTTGGGAATTATGATCTCGCACTGACTCACTTGCAGCGTGCTGAAATTTTGTGTCGGCAAGTAGAAAACAGAGATCGTCTGGCGCGTGTGCTTGAGTCCATGGCTTTTGTTTACTACCTACAAAAAAAGTTAGACTTGGCTCTTTTCTATATGCAACAGAGCGTTGACTTGGCGCGTGACTTTAGTGTTCCAGCAAATACGGCGTCTTCACTCAGTAATATCGCACTGGTTCAATTTCAGTTGGGTCAACCAGAAAGTGCCTTGCATACTCTAACTGAGGCAATCAGTATCGGCCGTGAAGCGAGCCGAAATTTTTTGGCTCATTTCTTGATTAACAATGCTGAGGTCCTGTGTTACCTTGGGCGCTTTGCTGAAGCCCGAATGTTCTTCGACGAAGCAAATGATCTGTTTAATCGGATGGATGATGAACTTGGCCTATTAGAATTGTTGTTGGTTCAGGCTTACGAATATCACCTTCCTCTCCATGAATTGGAAAGTGCGTCAGCGTGTTTACAACGTGCCCAAGAGTTGATTACCCCTTCATCGGAATCCAAACCTGAAGCCAAAGTTCGTTTGTTTGTCGGTTTAGGGCAGATAGCTCTGGAACAACAGAACGAAAAAGCGGCAATGAATTACTTTGAGAAGGCGCTGAAATTAGCAGAAGATAGGGAGATTGCCTGGTGGCGACCAGCAGTTTATTACTTTAGTGGCAAAACCCTGCTGAAATTGGGGCAAAGAGATAAAGCAATAGAAACATTGCGAGTGGGTGTGAACGCTGTGGACACAGAGGGTTGTCCCGACTATTTACCGCTGCTTTATCTGGCTTTAGCTGAGGTTGAACCAGAAAAAAAAGTTCAGCATTTACAGAATTGTGAGGCAACAGCCAAAAAGCGAGCGCGGTTTAATGACAGAGTTTATTGCTTGGAAGTGGTTGGTTCAGAGTTGGGTAAATCTACTTCTGGCTGA